The Malus domestica chromosome 13, GDT2T_hap1 genome includes a window with the following:
- the LOC103453067 gene encoding heavy metal-associated isoprenylated plant protein 32-like, giving the protein MSKEEFLKIQKCVLKVNIHCDGCKHKVKKILQKIDGVFTTDIDSEQGKVTVSGNVDPAILIKKLAKSGKHAELWGAPKANNNQSNLPNQFKNMQIDNGKGENNGGKGGQKGGGGGGANNQPKSGQQGGQKPQQQNQQLQQQQLQQLKQQQLQQLQQQQLQQQLQQQQLQQLQQMKGFQDLKLPPLKGMQMPSNFKDQNPNPNQKAVKFNMREEEDLSDDEYDDLDDDDDYDYDDDEFDDNMDEPHHPLTKGKPVMMGNGGQGMPPNMGMINELMKGNHPQMMNAAAQKGGGGNGGAQNGGGAVVNGKKGGGGGGGPVPVGGGPVPVGGGNNEGKNGSGGKKGGGGGGDQHHNQGGGGGKNGGKSGGSPLDGKTGGGGNAKNGNSGQGGPNGSMNNGNGGKKGGGGGGGGGGGGMSEVQAMKNAFQNMGGRPQGMPGVNVGQMGNMNMGMGPMSMPMSQMGNIPAVQGLPAGAMNGGGGGGAGGGYFQGGGPEAMPGNPYQQQQYLQAVMNQQRAMGNERFQPMMYARPPPAVNYMPPGPPPPYPYPYAPPPAGEPYTHFFSDENTSSCNVM; this is encoded by the exons ATGAGTAAAGAAGAGTTCTTGAAGATCCAG AAATGTGTTCTCAAAGTGAACATCCACTGTGATGGGTGTAAacacaaagtaaagaaaatccTGCAGAAAATCGACG GGGTTTTCACCACCGACATAGATTCAGAGCAGGGGAAGGTGACGGTCTCCGGAAATGTGGACCCTGCTATTCTGATTAAGAAGCTTGCAAAATCCGGCAAACATGCAGAGCTTTGGGGCGCTCCGAAGGCAAACAACAACCAGAGCAACCTCCCTAATCAGTTCAAGAACATGCAAATTGACAATGGCAAGGGTGAAAACAACGGCGGTAAAGGCGGGCAGAagggtggtggtggcggtggtgcTAACAACCAGCCAAAGAGCGGCCAACAAGGCGGCCAGAAACCGCAGCAGCAGAACCAGCAGCTTCAGCAGCAGCAACTGCAGCAACTCAAGCAGCAGCAACTGCAGCAACTCCAGCAGCAGCAACTGCAGCAACAACTCCAGCAGCAGCAACTGCAGCAACTCCAGCAAATGAAAGGGTTCCAAGATCTGAAGCTGCCCCCATTGAAGGGCATGCAAATGCCCTCTAATTTCAAGGACCAGAACCCGAACCCGAATCAGAAGGCGGTGAAGTTCAACATGCGGGAGGAAGAGGATTTGAGTGACGATGAGTACGATGACCTTGATGACGATGATGACTATGACTATGACGACGATGAGTTTGATGATAACATGGATGAGCCCCATCATCCTCTCACAAAGGGGAAGCCTGTGATGATGGGCAATGGTGGCCAGGGGATGCCTCCGAACATGGGGATGATAAATGAGTTGATGAAGGGGAACCATCCTCAGATGATGAATGCCGCCGCCCAAAAGGGTGGTGGCGGGAATGGTGGTGCCCAGAATGGAGGTGGTGCTGTGGTTAATGGGAAGAAGGGAGGAGGAGGCGGTGGTGGGCCTGTGCCTGTTGGTGGTGGGCCTGTGCCTGTTGGTGGTGGGAACAATGAGGGTAAAAATGGAAGTGGAGGAAAGAAGGGCGGCGGCGGTGGTGGAGACCAACACCACAATCAAGGAGGCGGGGGTGGAAAGAATGGAGGCAAAAGTGGGGGCTCTCCGTTGGATGGCAAAACTGGTGGTGGGGGAAATGCCAAGAATGGGAACAGTGGTCAAGGGGGTCCTAATGGGAGCATGAACAATGGCAATGGGGGTAAAAAGggtggtggcggcggcggcggcggcggaggaggaggaaTGAGTGAAGTTCAAGCTATGAAAAATGCTTTTCAGAACATGGGTGGCCGTCCTCAGGGCATGCCTGGAGTTAATGTGGGTCAGATGGGCAACATGAACATGGGAATGGGGCCAATGAGCATGCCTATGAGCCAAATGGGCAACATTCCAGCTGTTCAAGGCCTTCCGGCTGGCGCCATGAATGGCGGTGGTGGAGGAGGCGCCGGCGGAGGGTACTTCCAAGGAGGTGGGCCCGAGGCCATGCCTGGTAACCCctaccaacaacaacaatactTGCAGGCTGTGATGAACCAGCAAAGGGCAATGGGCAATGAGAGGTTCCAACCAATGATGTATGCTAGGCCACCACCTGCTGTCAACTACATGCCGCCCGGCCCCCCACCTCCATACCCATACCCATACGCTCCTCCTCCAGCTGGTGAACCATACACTCACTTCTTCAGTGATGAGAACACCTCAAGTTGCAATGTGATGTGA